In the genome of Deinococcus sedimenti, one region contains:
- a CDS encoding M16 family metallopeptidase, which produces MPVRPPPSSPAHLWTLPGGLTVVFERRHTPGFAFDLRVPVGSAHDPAGAEGTGGVLEEWLFKGAAGMDARALQDAFDDLGVRRGGGVGPEATRIGVSGLRADLRAALALTADVLNRPELPEDEFEILTDLARQDLEGLEDSPADRLATRARQVAFPRPAASPSAGYAHPASGTTDGLDALTPQGVRAHLTRYGQAGSVLGLVADLDPDDALALVEGTLGGLRPGLDEPVPAPFHAHAQAHEPHPDGEQTHLSLTAPGVGPRDAHWLAWQVALTALSGGSASRLFHAVREERGLAYSVSASPILLGGHGYLSAYAASTPDRAPETLQVLRAELARLPQGLTPAEFERARTGLATSVIFGAESLRGRAHALTRDVALFGHPRSVQTLRQSIQALTLTHVNDFLSSYDPTRDATTVTLGPSDPTPHPDATHA; this is translated from the coding sequence GCCCACCTGTGGACCCTGCCCGGCGGCCTGACCGTCGTGTTCGAACGCCGCCACACGCCCGGTTTCGCGTTCGACCTGCGCGTCCCGGTCGGCAGCGCCCACGACCCCGCCGGGGCGGAAGGCACGGGCGGCGTGCTGGAGGAATGGCTGTTCAAGGGAGCCGCCGGGATGGACGCCCGCGCCCTGCAGGACGCCTTTGACGACCTCGGCGTGCGCCGGGGCGGCGGCGTCGGCCCCGAGGCGACCCGCATCGGCGTCAGCGGCCTGCGCGCCGACCTGCGCGCCGCGCTCGCCCTCACCGCCGACGTCCTGAACCGCCCCGAACTGCCCGAGGACGAATTCGAGATCCTCACCGACCTCGCCCGGCAGGACCTGGAGGGTCTGGAGGACAGCCCCGCCGACCGGCTCGCCACCCGCGCCCGGCAGGTCGCCTTCCCCCGCCCCGCCGCCTCCCCGTCCGCCGGGTACGCGCACCCCGCCAGCGGCACCACCGACGGCCTGGACGCCCTCACGCCGCAGGGCGTACGCGCACACCTGACCCGCTACGGGCAGGCGGGCAGCGTCCTGGGGCTCGTCGCCGACCTCGACCCAGATGACGCCCTCGCCCTCGTCGAAGGGACCCTCGGCGGCCTGCGACCCGGCCTCGACGAACCCGTCCCCGCGCCCTTCCATGCCCACGCGCAGGCCCACGAGCCCCACCCCGACGGCGAGCAGACGCACCTCAGCCTCACCGCGCCCGGCGTCGGCCCCCGCGACGCGCACTGGCTGGCGTGGCAGGTCGCCCTGACCGCCCTCAGCGGCGGCAGCGCCAGCCGACTGTTCCACGCCGTCCGCGAGGAACGCGGCCTCGCGTACTCCGTCAGCGCCAGCCCCATCCTCCTCGGCGGGCACGGCTACCTCAGCGCGTACGCCGCCAGCACCCCCGACCGCGCCCCCGAGACCCTCCAGGTGCTCCGCGCGGAACTCGCCCGCCTCCCGCAGGGCCTCACCCCCGCCGAGTTCGAACGGGCCCGCACCGGCCTCGCCACCAGCGTCATCTTCGGAGCTGAAAGCCTGCGCGGCCGCGCCCACGCCCTCACCCGCGACGTCGCCCTGTTCGGCCACCCCCGCTCCGTCCAGACCCTCCGCCAGAGCATCCAGGCCCTCACCCTGACGCACGTCAACGACTTCCTGAGCAGCTACGACCCCACGCGGGACGCCACCACCGTCACCCTCGGCCCCAGCGACCCCACCCCCCACCCGGACGCCACCCATGCCTGA